The Fictibacillus arsenicus genome contains a region encoding:
- a CDS encoding ECF transporter S component: protein MNTTLSSRATNKTQVLVINALFVALTLVATMFINLKLPIAGNGGLIHLGNVPLFIAAFVFGRKTGAIAGAFGMGLFDLISGWTIWAPFTFIIVGAMGYVAGLIAEKVPGKRAVVYSIAVIAALLIKIVGYYFAEVVLYGNWIAPFGSIPGNVLQVVFAGLVVVPLVARIKKRIL from the coding sequence GTGAATACAACTTTATCATCAAGAGCAACGAATAAAACACAAGTATTAGTCATTAATGCACTTTTCGTCGCATTAACTCTTGTAGCTACGATGTTTATCAATTTAAAACTTCCTATAGCGGGCAACGGCGGACTAATTCACCTGGGCAACGTTCCCCTTTTTATAGCTGCATTCGTTTTTGGCAGAAAGACAGGAGCAATTGCAGGCGCATTCGGAATGGGATTGTTTGATTTGATCTCCGGCTGGACGATTTGGGCTCCGTTTACCTTCATTATCGTTGGTGCAATGGGATATGTTGCTGGTCTTATAGCTGAAAAAGTCCCGGGGAAAAGAGCCGTTGTATACTCAATCGCCGTTATTGCTGCCCTTCTCATTAAAATTGTTGGTTACTACTTTGCAGAGGTAGTTCTGTACGGTAACTGGATCGCGCCATTCGGATCAATTCCAGGGAACGTTTTGCAGGTTGTTTTTGCTGGACTTGTTGTAGTGCCACTTGTAGCGCGTATTAAGAAAAGAATCTTATAG
- a CDS encoding flavin reductase family protein, with the protein MDGREFRNCMGHFATGVTVVTCNTDGGPHGFTVNSFTSVSLDPPLILVSVDRKTKAIEFMKNNNFTVNILKEEQQDTAMHFAGRPLEEAPFQWEKGKLSPRLQDSLAYIECEPFAEYDGGDHVLFIGKVSEFEYRKGSPLTYYCGKFSSVSTQLSL; encoded by the coding sequence ATGGATGGAAGAGAATTTAGAAATTGTATGGGTCATTTTGCTACAGGTGTTACGGTAGTCACATGTAATACGGACGGAGGGCCGCATGGGTTTACCGTAAATTCCTTTACGTCAGTTTCACTCGACCCACCATTGATTTTAGTATCTGTTGACCGGAAGACGAAGGCGATTGAATTCATGAAAAACAATAACTTCACAGTCAATATTCTAAAAGAGGAACAGCAGGACACAGCGATGCATTTTGCCGGCAGACCCCTCGAAGAAGCACCTTTCCAATGGGAAAAAGGGAAGCTGAGCCCCCGTCTGCAGGATTCGCTGGCTTACATCGAATGTGAGCCCTTTGCGGAATATGACGGAGGCGATCATGTTCTTTTCATTGGGAAAGTGAGTGAATTTGAATATCGGAAAGGCAGTCCGCTCACCTATTACTGCGGGAAGTTTTCAAGCGTGAGCACCCAGCTCAGTCTATAG
- a CDS encoding DUF4317 domain-containing protein, translating into MNKKDIAQIRKQFKKDNDLLKISTIFNVYITKESSDIYHHVSQPFEMLDAEQQELFLNNFKKLLGGNLDEKLFELKFQKNAENNSQLILHQGMLSNDVEDWKERMLQMVGKMLLNRQYEKDIVITFIKGEYYKPIKRKNEEAEVSELDAVYSFPFVLCSINNTQEPKKELLFDYIEKEFKYNFIVDPIINLNAPIGGFLFPCFSDNAADVNHILYSAGKVHEPDYDFIEQVLNGEEIMTAKDDKIVFEEIIKDVTGDQLNTSTLSNVYEEINRMIEENEEEEHPRLGSKDVERVLMASGVEDVSPEKVETAFQKVIDDNKYEFKASSVLPKYNSKSIKINTKVANISISPQDLRYVKQVHLSGKRYLMIEVEEDTVIEGFTMIPEAFGEKVEK; encoded by the coding sequence ATGAACAAAAAAGATATAGCACAGATCCGAAAGCAATTTAAAAAAGATAATGATCTACTTAAAATCTCCACTATTTTTAATGTCTATATTACGAAGGAATCGAGTGATATTTATCATCACGTGAGTCAGCCTTTCGAAATGCTGGATGCCGAGCAGCAAGAGCTGTTTCTTAATAACTTTAAGAAATTACTAGGTGGAAATCTAGATGAAAAGCTCTTTGAATTAAAATTTCAAAAGAATGCTGAAAATAACAGCCAGCTCATTTTGCATCAAGGTATGCTGAGCAATGATGTGGAAGACTGGAAAGAGCGAATGCTTCAAATGGTAGGCAAAATGCTTTTAAATCGCCAATACGAAAAGGATATTGTGATCACCTTCATAAAGGGAGAATATTATAAGCCAATAAAACGCAAAAATGAAGAGGCTGAAGTAAGTGAACTAGACGCCGTCTACTCCTTCCCCTTTGTTCTGTGCAGCATAAACAATACACAAGAACCGAAAAAAGAACTTCTCTTTGATTATATTGAAAAAGAATTCAAGTACAATTTTATCGTCGATCCTATCATCAACCTGAATGCGCCAATCGGAGGGTTTCTTTTTCCTTGTTTCAGTGATAATGCAGCAGATGTGAACCACATCCTCTATTCAGCAGGAAAAGTACATGAGCCCGATTACGATTTCATTGAGCAAGTTTTAAATGGTGAAGAAATTATGACAGCAAAAGACGATAAGATCGTTTTTGAAGAAATCATTAAAGACGTTACAGGAGATCAGTTGAATACATCCACTCTCTCCAATGTGTATGAAGAGATTAACCGAATGATCGAGGAAAATGAAGAGGAAGAACACCCACGATTAGGCTCCAAGGACGTTGAACGAGTGTTAATGGCGAGCGGTGTTGAAGATGTGAGTCCAGAAAAAGTAGAAACAGCCTTCCAAAAAGTGATTGATGATAATAAATATGAGTTTAAAGCGAGCAGCGTTTTACCAAAATATAATTCCAAATCAATTAAAATCAATACAAAAGTAGCTAACATTTCCATCAGTCCGCAAGATTTAAGATACGTTAAGCAGGTACATCTTAGCGGTAAACGATACCTCATGATCGAAGTGGAAGAAGATACGGTTATTGAAGGGTTTACCATGATTCCGGAGGCTTTTGGGGAGAAAGTAGAGAAATAA
- a CDS encoding 4-hydroxyphenylacetate 3-hydroxylase family protein produces MQTKEKGITKKPLTGQEYLESLRDGREIWIHGEKVEDVTTHPAFRNAARSIARLYDALHDEKTKDVLTVETDTGNGGYTQKFFKVDKSVQELLETRDAIAQWARLSYGQMGRSPDYKASFLATLGADPDYYAPYAENARRWYKEAQEKNLFFNHAIINPPVDRNKPLEAVSDIFIKAEGETEEGVIVSGAKMVATGSALTNYNFVAHYGAGPIKKEEFALVFVAPMDTPGVKLVSRTSYEMNAAVMGSPFDYPLSSRFDENDAVLIFDKALIPWENILIYKDVEKVNNFFAESGFLHRFTFHGVTRLAVKLDFISGLLLKAVKVNGTDQFRGVQVNVGEVLAWKNMFWALSDAMALNPEKGANGTVLPNLNYGLAYRVFMSEGWPKIKEIIENVVAGSLIVQPSSARDFKNPELRPYLDKLYRGSNNVDALNKIKLIKLLWDVVGTEYGGRHELYERNYSGNHENIRLENLLVATENGQALKYEQFAEECMSDYDLDGWINETWINPDDVSYFSK; encoded by the coding sequence TTGCAAACCAAGGAAAAAGGAATCACTAAAAAGCCGTTGACCGGACAGGAGTATTTGGAAAGTTTGAGAGACGGGCGTGAAATTTGGATTCATGGAGAGAAAGTGGAAGATGTAACGACGCATCCAGCTTTTCGTAATGCCGCCCGGTCGATTGCAAGATTGTATGACGCTTTACATGATGAAAAGACAAAAGATGTACTTACCGTAGAAACCGACACAGGCAATGGCGGTTACACACAAAAATTCTTTAAGGTTGATAAAAGCGTACAGGAACTTTTAGAAACACGCGACGCAATTGCACAATGGGCAAGGCTGTCTTACGGGCAGATGGGAAGGTCCCCGGATTATAAAGCATCATTCCTAGCTACGCTTGGAGCAGACCCGGACTATTATGCGCCATATGCGGAAAACGCGAGACGATGGTATAAAGAAGCACAGGAAAAGAACTTGTTCTTCAACCATGCAATCATTAACCCTCCGGTTGACCGCAATAAACCGCTCGAGGCCGTATCGGATATCTTCATAAAAGCGGAAGGTGAAACTGAAGAAGGTGTTATCGTCAGCGGGGCTAAGATGGTGGCCACAGGCTCAGCCTTAACAAATTACAATTTTGTTGCCCACTATGGGGCAGGGCCGATTAAGAAGGAAGAATTTGCACTGGTTTTTGTAGCGCCAATGGATACGCCAGGCGTCAAGCTCGTAAGCAGGACATCCTATGAAATGAACGCCGCGGTAATGGGCAGTCCGTTCGATTATCCGCTAAGCTCCAGATTTGATGAAAACGATGCAGTGCTTATTTTTGATAAAGCACTGATTCCATGGGAAAACATCCTTATTTATAAAGATGTGGAAAAAGTGAATAACTTCTTTGCAGAGAGTGGTTTTCTTCACCGGTTTACGTTCCATGGCGTAACAAGACTCGCTGTAAAACTCGATTTCATTTCCGGGTTGCTTTTAAAAGCGGTAAAAGTGAACGGAACCGACCAATTCCGGGGTGTTCAAGTGAATGTGGGGGAAGTGCTGGCGTGGAAGAATATGTTCTGGGCGCTGAGTGACGCGATGGCTCTCAATCCGGAGAAAGGTGCAAACGGTACGGTTCTCCCTAATCTAAATTATGGTCTCGCTTATCGGGTATTCATGTCAGAAGGCTGGCCTAAAATTAAGGAAATAATCGAGAACGTGGTAGCCGGCAGCCTGATCGTTCAACCTTCCAGCGCGAGAGATTTTAAAAACCCTGAGCTGCGCCCATACCTTGATAAGCTGTATAGAGGCTCGAATAACGTGGATGCCTTAAACAAAATCAAACTAATTAAACTTCTCTGGGATGTTGTAGGCACTGAATACGGTGGAAGACATGAACTATATGAACGAAACTACTCAGGCAACCATGAAAACATCCGATTGGAAAATTTATTGGTTGCAACTGAGAATGGACAAGCTCTCAAGTATGAACAATTTGCAGAGGAATGTATGAGTGACTATGATCTTGACGGATGGATCAATGAAACATGGATAAACCCTGACGATGTAAGCTACTTTTCGAAATAA
- a CDS encoding dioxygenase: MASQRVLKVFDGIVKHTKKLLDEAQISHDEYHEFVLWLDRLGRKGEIPLFMDVFFETHVLNSIYSGYPGTEPSLLGPYHIENTPMLEEPYVLTQRADEKGDVLYFKGTVRSVDGKPLANTLVDMWQADADGEYSHYADDIPEYNLRGRFYTDENGQFEVKTIVPAPYKIPTDGPTGEFLDYIDHHPYRPAHLHIQFKQEGYENLITQVFFEGDPWIETDVAEGVRSTLITKLEHHEDTNGSYKTASLDFEMRTQNWRAEIKKDLTVANSSK, from the coding sequence ATGGCAAGTCAGCGCGTATTAAAAGTTTTTGATGGAATCGTGAAGCACACGAAGAAATTATTAGATGAAGCACAAATCTCGCACGACGAGTATCATGAATTCGTTCTTTGGCTTGACCGTCTCGGACGAAAGGGAGAAATTCCGCTGTTCATGGATGTCTTTTTTGAAACCCATGTACTCAATAGTATTTACAGCGGTTATCCAGGGACAGAGCCTTCACTGCTCGGGCCGTATCATATCGAAAACACACCGATGCTTGAAGAACCCTATGTATTAACGCAGCGCGCGGATGAAAAAGGAGACGTATTATATTTCAAAGGAACTGTAAGATCCGTGGACGGCAAGCCGCTAGCGAATACGCTCGTAGATATGTGGCAAGCCGATGCGGATGGTGAATATTCGCATTATGCGGATGATATCCCAGAATACAATCTACGCGGACGATTCTATACAGATGAAAACGGTCAGTTCGAAGTAAAAACGATCGTTCCTGCCCCTTATAAGATTCCAACGGATGGGCCAACAGGTGAGTTCCTGGATTATATTGATCATCATCCGTACCGTCCCGCACATCTTCATATTCAATTTAAACAGGAAGGCTATGAAAATCTCATTACCCAGGTTTTCTTTGAGGGAGATCCATGGATTGAAACAGATGTCGCAGAAGGTGTAAGATCTACCCTGATTACAAAGCTTGAACACCATGAAGATACAAACGGATCCTATAAAACCGCATCGCTTGATTTTGAAATGAGAACACAGAACTGGAGAGCGGAAATAAAGAAGGACCTGACAGTAGCCAATTCATCGAAATAA
- the groES gene encoding co-chaperone GroES codes for MLKPLGDRIIIELVEGEEKTASGIVLPDSAKEKPQEGKVVAVGTGRVTDNGERISLEVSEGNTIIFSKYAGTEVKYQGKEYLILRESDVLAIVG; via the coding sequence TTGTTAAAGCCATTAGGTGACCGTATTATTATTGAGCTTGTAGAAGGTGAAGAAAAAACTGCAAGCGGCATTGTATTGCCAGATTCAGCAAAAGAAAAGCCTCAAGAAGGAAAAGTTGTTGCTGTAGGTACGGGTCGTGTGACGGATAACGGCGAGCGTATCTCTTTAGAAGTTTCAGAAGGAAACACAATTATTTTCTCTAAATACGCTGGTACAGAAGTGAAGTACCAAGGCAAAGAATACTTGATTCTTCGTGAATCTGACGTTTTAGCTATCGTAGGCTAA
- a CDS encoding CoA transferase subunit A: MAEIASVQEAVQTLITDHESVALEGFTHLIPQGAGHEIIRQGKKDLTLIRLTPDLIYDQLIGMGLVKKLIFSWGGNPGVGSLHRFRDAVEHQWPRELELEEHTHAGLANRYVAGASGLPFMVMKGYRGTDLLRNTKNAAVIDCPFTGEKVAAVAAINPDTTIIHAQQADRKGNVQLWGITGIQKEAAFSAKKVIVTVEEVVDKIEPRPHAVFLPSFTIDVVCKVPGGTYPSYALDYTKRDNQFYKKWDSISRDRNTFMNWMERHVLQTKNTEEFLRSLEGVVT; the protein is encoded by the coding sequence ATGGCTGAAATAGCTAGCGTACAAGAAGCCGTTCAAACCTTAATAACCGATCATGAGTCGGTCGCCCTTGAAGGGTTTACACATCTCATTCCACAGGGAGCTGGCCATGAAATCATTCGCCAGGGTAAAAAGGATTTAACTTTAATCCGTTTAACGCCTGACCTTATTTATGATCAGCTCATAGGGATGGGGCTTGTTAAAAAATTGATCTTTTCTTGGGGCGGGAATCCGGGTGTGGGTTCCCTCCACCGTTTTCGGGATGCTGTTGAACATCAATGGCCACGGGAACTGGAGTTAGAGGAACACACACATGCGGGGCTTGCGAACAGATATGTTGCCGGCGCTTCAGGGCTCCCATTCATGGTTATGAAAGGCTATCGGGGAACGGATTTATTAAGAAACACAAAGAATGCAGCAGTAATCGATTGCCCATTTACCGGTGAAAAGGTTGCAGCAGTGGCTGCCATCAATCCAGATACGACGATCATTCATGCCCAGCAGGCGGATCGAAAAGGAAATGTCCAGCTATGGGGGATCACAGGAATTCAGAAAGAAGCGGCATTTTCAGCAAAAAAAGTCATTGTGACCGTAGAAGAAGTGGTGGATAAAATCGAGCCAAGACCACATGCCGTCTTTCTTCCTTCTTTTACAATTGATGTGGTCTGCAAAGTGCCAGGGGGGACCTATCCTTCTTATGCCCTTGACTACACGAAACGGGACAATCAATTTTATAAAAAATGGGACAGTATCAGCAGAGACAGAAACACATTCATGAACTGGATGGAACGCCATGTTCTTCAAACAAAAAACACGGAAGAATTTCTTAGAAGCTTAGAGGGGGTTGTGACGTGA
- the groL gene encoding chaperonin GroEL (60 kDa chaperone family; promotes refolding of misfolded polypeptides especially under stressful conditions; forms two stacked rings of heptamers to form a barrel-shaped 14mer; ends can be capped by GroES; misfolded proteins enter the barrel where they are refolded when GroES binds) has product MAKDIKFSEDARRSMLRGVDALANAVKVTLGPKGRNVVLEKKFGSPLITNDGVTIAKEIELEDAFENMGAKLVAEVASKTNDVAGDGTTTATVLAQAMIREGLKNVTSGANPMVLRKGIEKATAAAVAELKAISKPIEGKESIAQVAAISAADDEVGQLIAEAMERVGNDGVITIEESKGFTTELEVVEGMQFDRGYASPYMVTNSDKMEAELENPYILITDKKITNIQEILPVLEQVVQQGKSLLLIAEDVEGEALATLVVNKLRGTFNAVAVKAPGFGDRRKAMLEDIAVLTGGEVITEELGLDLKTANITQLGTASKVVVTKENTTIVEGAGDSAKIAARVNQIKAQLEETTSEFDKEKLQERLAKLAGGVAVIKVGAATETELKERKLRIEDALNSTRAAVEEGIVSGGGTALVNVLSAISKVEATGDELTGIKLVLRALEEPVRQIAHNAGLEGSVVVERLKNEEIGVGFNAATGEWVNMFESGIVDPTKVTRSALQNAASVSAMFLTTEAVIADKPEENAGGGMPDMGGMGMGGMGGMM; this is encoded by the coding sequence ATGGCTAAAGATATTAAATTTAGTGAAGATGCACGCCGCTCAATGCTTCGTGGTGTTGATGCATTAGCGAACGCTGTAAAAGTAACGCTTGGACCTAAAGGGCGCAACGTTGTACTTGAAAAGAAATTCGGTTCTCCGCTAATCACAAATGACGGTGTAACAATTGCAAAAGAAATCGAGCTTGAAGATGCATTCGAAAACATGGGTGCTAAGCTTGTAGCTGAAGTAGCAAGCAAAACGAACGACGTTGCAGGGGACGGAACAACAACTGCAACAGTTCTTGCCCAAGCGATGATCCGTGAAGGACTTAAGAACGTAACAAGCGGTGCAAACCCAATGGTACTTCGTAAAGGTATCGAAAAAGCGACAGCTGCTGCAGTAGCAGAGCTTAAAGCGATTTCTAAGCCAATCGAAGGAAAAGAATCAATCGCACAAGTTGCAGCGATCTCTGCAGCTGACGATGAAGTAGGTCAGTTGATTGCTGAAGCGATGGAGCGCGTTGGAAACGACGGAGTAATCACGATCGAAGAATCTAAAGGATTCACAACTGAGCTTGAAGTGGTTGAAGGTATGCAGTTCGACCGCGGATATGCATCTCCATACATGGTAACAAACTCTGACAAGATGGAAGCAGAGCTTGAGAACCCGTACATCCTTATCACAGATAAGAAGATTACGAACATTCAAGAAATCCTTCCAGTTCTTGAGCAAGTGGTACAACAAGGCAAGTCATTGTTGTTGATTGCTGAAGACGTTGAAGGTGAAGCGCTTGCTACATTAGTAGTTAACAAGCTTCGCGGAACGTTCAATGCAGTAGCTGTAAAAGCTCCTGGATTCGGTGACCGCCGTAAAGCAATGCTAGAAGACATCGCAGTACTAACTGGCGGTGAAGTAATCACTGAAGAGCTAGGTCTTGACCTTAAGACTGCGAACATCACGCAGCTTGGTACAGCTTCTAAAGTTGTTGTAACAAAAGAAAACACAACAATCGTTGAAGGTGCAGGAGACTCTGCTAAGATCGCAGCTCGTGTTAACCAAATCAAAGCTCAGCTTGAAGAAACAACTTCTGAGTTCGATAAAGAAAAATTACAAGAGCGCCTAGCGAAATTAGCTGGCGGTGTAGCGGTAATCAAAGTTGGAGCAGCTACTGAAACTGAGTTAAAAGAGCGCAAACTTCGTATCGAAGACGCATTGAACTCTACGCGTGCAGCAGTTGAAGAGGGTATCGTATCCGGTGGTGGTACAGCTCTAGTTAACGTACTAAGCGCAATTTCAAAAGTTGAAGCAACTGGCGACGAATTGACAGGTATCAAGCTTGTACTTCGTGCACTTGAAGAGCCAGTTCGTCAAATCGCACACAACGCAGGTCTTGAAGGATCTGTAGTCGTTGAGCGCTTGAAGAACGAGGAAATCGGAGTTGGATTTAACGCAGCAACTGGCGAGTGGGTAAACATGTTCGAATCAGGAATCGTTGACCCAACAAAAGTTACTCGTTCTGCACTTCAAAACGCAGCATCTGTTTCTGCAATGTTCCTAACAACAGAAGCAGTAATCGCTGATAAGCCTGAAGAAAATGCCGGCGGCGGAATGCCTGACATGGGCGGCATGGGCATGGGCGGAATGGGCGGCATGATGTAA
- a CDS encoding CPBP family intramembrane glutamic endopeptidase has translation MKKKYWWIIFIYILMQFSGYLGIPLLNELGVPENQLFGMWGTISFVAALFIILYMLIPEMKSRHRDSERVSKGSAVMWSIIGIFMAYAAQIIASLIEINVFGIQPGSENTEKLVEIVKDVQYFMIVTAIVGPILEEIIFRKIIFGSLHKRFNFFLSALISSLIFAAVHADFTHLLIYTAMGFTFAFLYVRTKRLIVPIAAHVAMNTLVLIVQIFLADEIKEMEKQLETAQLIFGGLL, from the coding sequence TTGAAGAAAAAATACTGGTGGATCATCTTTATATACATACTAATGCAATTCTCGGGATATCTCGGAATTCCTCTATTAAATGAACTTGGTGTTCCCGAAAACCAATTGTTCGGAATGTGGGGCACAATAAGTTTTGTAGCCGCTCTATTTATTATCCTTTACATGCTGATTCCTGAGATGAAAAGCCGGCATCGCGATTCTGAACGGGTGTCTAAAGGCTCTGCAGTCATGTGGTCGATCATCGGTATTTTTATGGCGTATGCCGCTCAAATTATTGCCAGCCTTATTGAAATAAACGTATTTGGAATCCAGCCAGGTTCTGAAAACACAGAAAAACTTGTTGAAATCGTAAAAGATGTACAATACTTTATGATTGTCACGGCTATTGTCGGCCCAATACTAGAAGAGATTATCTTCCGAAAGATTATTTTCGGATCACTTCATAAACGATTTAATTTCTTTCTATCTGCTTTGATCAGTTCTCTTATTTTCGCTGCTGTTCATGCGGACTTTACACATCTCTTAATTTATACAGCAATGGGCTTTACCTTTGCATTTCTGTACGTTCGGACGAAAAGACTTATTGTTCCAATCGCCGCACACGTCGCAATGAATACACTCGTATTGATCGTCCAGATTTTCCTTGCTGATGAAATCAAGGAAATGGAAAAACAGCTAGAAACAGCGCAATTGATTTTTGGAGGACTGTTATGA
- a CDS encoding XylR N-terminal domain-containing protein, translating to MKAHHLLFEKLIDINPRTGTIMFDDRRMALVSVEALGILRRDLVNTLSMDRAKGFLMRYGWACGFKDGETIENMYDWGSRQELLLAGPYLHTLEGVVTVEPDTIDFCEQKLYFTGFWKNSFEAVEHINHYGLSKDPVCWILIGYASGYLTKTFGKEVLVYEEKCEGKGDSHCYFVAKTVDHNDERHQQYLRYYKSETLLSELDRVYKEVQELNENIIESEKVQNRLTDMLLEDKDVSDTVSLISDTLQKSIVIDYINETLERSFICQEDEATYRDWKKDNELTGGTEKHIQTFPIKAHKAILGRMVVISEGPMNKKEQMIIKRALMVCTVQMFHQRKLMNSVWQKKEDLFDELLRNKYDEDTLHRHMYMFDFNPQAINRILTLKVDPVSNKKDILQYLSIVYSGIDLFIKDDYIILILSDQNSLEVQPFSLQLQKNLQEKFKSMKAYIGVGRPANDLKTLGKSYHDACRICDFIQLAYPTDSRTSYFEELEPIIMFLKGADQEELIDFCRNTIGKLVEYDVANQGNLVITLKSYLDYNGNLQQTADDLHMSIAGLRYRLEKIESLCNADLKTGTGRFKYQLAVRIYFGMQIIDERYSFAT from the coding sequence ATGAAAGCTCATCATCTACTTTTTGAGAAATTGATAGATATTAATCCCCGTACAGGCACAATTATGTTTGATGACAGAAGAATGGCGCTCGTTTCAGTGGAAGCCCTCGGAATCCTCCGCAGAGATTTAGTCAATACGCTGAGCATGGATCGAGCAAAGGGCTTTTTAATGAGATACGGATGGGCATGCGGTTTTAAAGATGGAGAAACAATTGAAAATATGTATGATTGGGGTTCCCGCCAAGAGCTTTTGCTTGCCGGGCCATATCTCCATACTCTTGAAGGTGTGGTAACCGTCGAGCCTGATACGATTGATTTCTGTGAACAAAAGCTTTATTTTACAGGGTTTTGGAAAAATTCGTTTGAAGCTGTTGAACACATTAACCATTACGGGCTAAGCAAGGATCCGGTGTGCTGGATTCTAATTGGTTATGCCAGCGGATACTTAACGAAGACGTTCGGAAAAGAAGTGCTCGTATATGAAGAAAAGTGCGAGGGCAAGGGAGACTCACATTGCTATTTTGTCGCGAAAACGGTAGACCATAATGATGAACGCCACCAGCAATATTTACGCTATTACAAGTCTGAAACACTCTTATCCGAACTTGATAGGGTCTATAAAGAAGTTCAAGAGTTAAATGAAAATATCATAGAATCTGAGAAGGTACAAAACCGGCTGACAGACATGCTGCTTGAAGACAAGGACGTTAGCGATACGGTAAGCCTGATTTCAGACACCCTCCAGAAAAGCATTGTAATCGACTATATAAATGAAACTCTGGAACGCTCATTCATCTGCCAAGAAGATGAAGCGACCTATAGAGATTGGAAAAAAGATAACGAATTGACAGGTGGAACAGAGAAGCATATTCAGACCTTTCCGATCAAGGCACATAAAGCAATTCTTGGCCGAATGGTGGTCATTAGCGAAGGGCCGATGAATAAAAAAGAGCAAATGATTATTAAACGAGCACTTATGGTCTGCACGGTGCAAATGTTTCACCAGCGAAAGCTGATGAATTCCGTTTGGCAGAAAAAAGAAGATTTATTTGATGAACTGCTTCGAAATAAATACGACGAAGACACACTCCATCGGCATATGTACATGTTTGATTTTAATCCTCAAGCTATAAACCGCATCCTTACACTGAAGGTAGATCCTGTTTCTAATAAAAAGGATATCCTTCAGTACTTGAGTATCGTCTATTCTGGTATTGATTTATTTATAAAAGACGACTATATTATTCTCATTTTGTCTGATCAAAATAGTTTGGAAGTACAACCTTTTTCCTTACAGCTTCAAAAGAACCTTCAGGAAAAGTTTAAATCTATGAAAGCTTATATTGGTGTCGGGCGCCCTGCCAACGACCTTAAAACACTGGGGAAAAGCTATCACGATGCATGCCGGATTTGTGATTTTATTCAGTTAGCTTATCCTACAGACAGCAGAACATCATATTTTGAAGAGCTAGAACCGATCATTATGTTTTTAAAAGGAGCGGATCAGGAGGAACTGATTGATTTTTGTAGGAATACTATTGGCAAGCTGGTCGAATACGATGTTGCCAATCAGGGCAATCTCGTCATTACACTAAAATCTTATCTAGATTATAACGGGAATCTTCAGCAAACGGCGGATGACCTTCATATGTCCATTGCCGGTTTACGTTACCGCCTCGAGAAGATCGAATCGCTGTGTAATGCAGATTTAAAAACAGGAACAGGTCGCTTTAAGTACCAGCTAGCCGTTCGTATTTACTTCGGTATGCAGATCATTGATGAACGGTATTCTTTTGCGACATAA